One window from the genome of Rhodococcus sp. ABRD24 encodes:
- the prfB gene encoding peptide chain release factor 2, translating to MHPDVSADLAELDTTLTTVEKVLDVEELRRRIDELEHQAADPELWNDQEHAQKVTSQLSHAQAELRRVEGLRSRLDDMSVLYELAEEEGADAVADVHAERALLRADIEAMEVKTMLSGEYDQRDALVNIRAGAGGIDAADWAEMLMRMYIRWAEKRGYGVEVYDTSYAEEAGIKSATFAVKAPYSYGTLSVEMGTHRLVRISPFDNQGRRQTSFAEVEVLPVVETTDHIDVDENDVRVDVYRSSGPGGQSVNTTDSAVRLTHIPTGIVVTCQNEKSQLQNKVSAMRVLQAKLLEVKRKEERAEMDALKGDGGSSWGNQMRSYVLHPYQMVKDLRTEFEVNNPSSVLDGEIDGFLEAGIRWRMSETQA from the coding sequence GTGCATCCTGATGTTTCTGCTGACCTGGCCGAGCTCGACACCACTCTGACGACCGTCGAGAAGGTTCTCGACGTCGAGGAGCTGCGCCGCCGGATCGACGAGCTCGAGCATCAGGCCGCTGACCCCGAGCTCTGGAATGACCAGGAGCACGCGCAGAAGGTGACGAGCCAGCTGTCGCACGCCCAAGCCGAGCTGCGCCGCGTCGAAGGTCTGCGCAGCCGCCTCGATGATATGTCGGTGCTGTACGAGCTTGCCGAGGAGGAGGGCGCCGACGCGGTCGCCGACGTCCACGCCGAGCGCGCGTTGCTCCGCGCCGATATCGAGGCGATGGAAGTCAAGACGATGCTCTCCGGCGAGTACGACCAGCGTGATGCGCTCGTCAACATCCGTGCCGGCGCCGGCGGCATCGACGCCGCGGATTGGGCCGAGATGCTGATGCGCATGTACATCCGCTGGGCGGAGAAGCGCGGTTACGGCGTCGAGGTGTACGACACCTCCTACGCCGAAGAGGCCGGCATCAAGAGTGCGACGTTCGCGGTCAAGGCGCCCTACAGCTACGGCACCCTGTCCGTCGAGATGGGAACCCACCGCCTCGTGCGCATCAGCCCGTTCGACAACCAGGGCCGTCGCCAGACCTCGTTCGCCGAGGTCGAGGTGCTGCCGGTGGTCGAGACCACCGACCACATCGATGTCGATGAGAACGACGTCCGGGTCGATGTGTACCGCTCGTCCGGCCCCGGCGGCCAGTCGGTCAACACCACCGACTCCGCGGTGCGCCTGACACACATCCCCACCGGCATCGTCGTGACGTGTCAGAACGAGAAGTCGCAGCTGCAGAACAAGGTGTCCGCGATGCGTGTGTTGCAGGCCAAGCTGCTCGAGGTCAAGCGCAAGGAAGAGCGCGCCGAGATGGATGCGCTCAAGGGCGACGGCGGTAGCTCGTGGGGAAACCAGATGCGCTCGTATGTGCTGCACCCTTATCAGATGGTCAAGGACCTGCGCACCGAGTTCGAGGTCAACAACCCTTCATCGGTTCTGGACGGTGAGATCGACGGCTTCCTCGAGGCCGGCATCCGCTGGCGGATGAGCGAAACCCAGGCCTGA
- a CDS encoding ABC transporter substrate-binding protein yields the protein MKRRFALTAIALSLSAAAALTMTACTPGTSSATELVVTTFGGEWQKNFTDAVVKPFEKENNVTIKQVTLYSSDALAQLQAQKSSPQMDVVFFSGGQEVVAAKDGLLAPIDPSALTNAPDLISQASTGLAGGQGPVVQITPMGLLYRTDKISEPTSWNDAFNPDYRQHVAFTDLSNSYGTLGMLMINSTRGGTIDNVTPGIDAIGQSARAGDAIITKTSSDLQQAFAARDIWLAPYSQDYAETLRKAGQPVGFTMPREGTTGSYITANAVAGRPNTDLATKFIDYALSAGAQEKFVTGMAYSPVNTKAVVPADMQSKILSGPTLEKLVRFDPALITGNSAAWQNQWQEQIAR from the coding sequence ATGAAACGTCGCTTCGCACTCACCGCAATCGCGCTCTCCCTGAGCGCTGCCGCCGCCTTGACAATGACCGCATGCACGCCGGGGACGTCGTCCGCGACCGAACTCGTCGTCACCACGTTCGGCGGCGAGTGGCAGAAGAACTTCACCGATGCCGTGGTGAAGCCGTTCGAGAAAGAGAACAACGTCACAATCAAGCAAGTGACGCTGTACAGCTCCGACGCACTCGCCCAGCTGCAGGCCCAGAAGTCGAGTCCGCAGATGGATGTCGTCTTCTTCTCCGGAGGCCAGGAGGTGGTGGCGGCGAAGGACGGGCTGCTCGCGCCCATCGACCCGTCGGCGCTGACCAACGCGCCCGACCTGATCTCGCAGGCGAGCACCGGTCTGGCGGGTGGACAGGGACCGGTGGTCCAGATCACCCCGATGGGGCTGCTCTACCGCACTGACAAGATCAGCGAGCCCACCTCGTGGAATGACGCCTTCAACCCCGACTACCGGCAGCACGTTGCCTTCACGGACCTGTCGAACAGCTACGGCACCCTCGGAATGTTGATGATCAACAGCACCCGCGGCGGGACGATCGACAACGTCACCCCCGGTATCGACGCGATCGGTCAGTCGGCCCGCGCCGGCGACGCCATCATCACCAAGACGTCGTCCGATCTCCAGCAGGCGTTCGCGGCCCGCGACATCTGGCTGGCCCCGTACTCGCAGGACTACGCCGAGACGCTGCGCAAGGCCGGTCAGCCTGTCGGCTTCACCATGCCGCGTGAGGGCACTACCGGTTCGTACATCACCGCCAACGCCGTTGCCGGCCGCCCCAACACCGACCTCGCCACCAAGTTCATCGACTACGCGCTGAGCGCCGGCGCCCAGGAGAAGTTCGTCACCGGCATGGCCTACTCACCGGTGAACACGAAGGCAGTCGTTCCCGCTGACATGCAGTCCAAGATCCTGTCAGGCCCGACGCTGGAGAAGCTGGTCCGGTTCGATCCGGCGCTGATCACCGGAAACTCGGCGGCGTGGCAGAACCAGTGGCAGGAACAGATCGCACGATGA
- a CDS encoding ABC transporter permease: MRKRSAEPWLLVLPLVALLLIAFVIPVARTLLASFTTDSAGFTLSNFTRFFGSSVSLGASERSLRMAFIQTIVSVVIAVPLAYIMAGLSAKARAFMMIATILPLMTSVVIRTFGWVILMGPSGPLAKIPGFLELSQARQGLLGTELGVNIAMVQVLVPFAVLSVLGVINGIDGRLREASRTMGASFVGTFRHVVLPLSLPGIVSGATLCFALSISSFITPNLIGGAQLPVLAGFIYHDATVSNDIPFAATQAVLILAVVVVTIAATNRIANARMK; encoded by the coding sequence ATGAGGAAGCGCTCCGCCGAACCCTGGCTGTTGGTGCTGCCGCTGGTTGCGTTGCTTCTGATCGCATTCGTGATCCCCGTCGCCAGAACACTTCTGGCCAGTTTCACCACTGATTCCGCCGGGTTCACCCTCAGCAACTTCACCAGGTTCTTCGGGTCGTCGGTCTCGCTCGGCGCGTCGGAGCGATCTCTCCGGATGGCCTTCATCCAGACGATCGTCTCCGTCGTGATCGCGGTACCGCTCGCGTACATCATGGCCGGGCTCTCCGCGAAAGCGCGGGCCTTCATGATGATCGCGACGATCCTTCCGCTGATGACGAGTGTCGTCATCCGGACGTTCGGCTGGGTCATCCTCATGGGGCCGTCCGGCCCGCTGGCGAAGATTCCGGGTTTCCTGGAACTGAGTCAGGCTCGCCAGGGCCTGTTGGGAACCGAGCTCGGAGTGAACATCGCGATGGTCCAGGTACTGGTGCCGTTCGCCGTCCTCTCCGTTCTCGGTGTCATCAACGGGATCGACGGCCGACTCAGGGAAGCATCCCGAACCATGGGGGCGAGCTTCGTCGGAACCTTTCGCCACGTGGTGCTTCCGCTGTCTCTACCGGGCATCGTCTCGGGCGCCACACTGTGCTTCGCACTGTCGATCAGCTCGTTCATCACACCGAACCTCATTGGTGGAGCTCAGCTTCCGGTTCTCGCCGGATTCATCTACCACGACGCAACGGTCAGCAACGACATCCCGTTCGCCGCGACGCAGGCAGTACTGATCCTGGCAGTCGTGGTCGTCACGATCGCGGCGACCAATCGAATTGCAAACGCGAGGATGAAATAG
- a CDS encoding ABC transporter permease subunit, with translation MVRSTPLPLRIAGKVFLVLIALFMLAPLAVVVGAAFNADQFLAFPPAGLSLEWFADAVADTTYTYPFLFSLQVALIAAVGAAAIGTLFAIGIARHKVPGSGALQSFALSPLTMPSIIFAIGILQTVSQLLGGSAAWILMLAHVVVTVPYVVRTVLGVIARSDGFTEEAVRVMGARWWQRYWHVLLPMCRPGIIAGGFLAFIVSFDDAVIALFLRTPQLQTLPLAIYGQLEFSASPTVAAVSTLSMALTAVSILAIEKIVGLGKVFS, from the coding sequence GTGGTTCGTTCAACTCCGCTTCCGTTGAGGATCGCCGGCAAGGTGTTCCTCGTCCTCATCGCGCTGTTCATGCTGGCCCCACTCGCGGTGGTGGTGGGCGCTGCCTTCAACGCCGACCAGTTCCTCGCCTTCCCTCCCGCAGGCCTCAGCCTGGAATGGTTCGCGGATGCAGTGGCCGACACCACGTACACGTATCCGTTCCTGTTCAGCCTTCAGGTCGCCCTGATCGCGGCGGTAGGTGCCGCCGCGATCGGGACGCTGTTCGCCATCGGTATTGCACGGCACAAGGTTCCCGGTTCAGGTGCGCTGCAATCGTTCGCGCTGTCCCCTCTGACGATGCCGAGCATCATCTTCGCAATCGGCATCCTCCAGACGGTGTCGCAGTTGCTCGGTGGGTCTGCGGCGTGGATCCTGATGCTCGCGCACGTCGTCGTCACAGTCCCGTACGTGGTCCGGACGGTTCTCGGCGTGATCGCCAGGTCGGACGGGTTCACCGAAGAGGCCGTCCGCGTGATGGGTGCCCGCTGGTGGCAGCGCTATTGGCACGTACTGCTGCCGATGTGCCGCCCCGGCATCATCGCCGGAGGCTTCCTTGCCTTCATCGTTTCCTTCGACGATGCGGTCATCGCGCTGTTCCTGCGGACTCCACAGCTCCAAACCCTCCCCCTCGCCATCTACGGGCAGCTCGAGTTCAGCGCATCGCCCACGGTGGCGGCCGTGTCGACTCTGTCGATGGCCCTCACAGCGGTCTCAATTCTGGCGATCGAGAAGATCGTCGGGCTCGGAAAGGTCTTCAGCTAA
- a CDS encoding ABC transporter ATP-binding protein: MADLTIANVHKTFGDVKVLNGVDIHAKSGSFVSLLGSSGCGKSTLLRCIAGLETVDTGSISVGGEDVTDIAPEERRLSMMFQSYALLPHMSVLENVRFPLRMRGKTYGNRAAQRDLAVRALEQVQMDHLASRMPRQLSGGQQQRVALARAIVGGPRLILLDEPLSNLDARLREDMQVELVSLQRSLGVTTVFVTHDQDEALSMSDQVVLMQGGVVEQSGTPEDLYSNPATRFAADFLGAANLLDVTAAPGKQAAVGSATVPSPEDFDGEALLMVRQEDIRVNAPDGCDAHLTAVVTSRVFRGSELLLVLDAAGQEIRVVTSTSTLVYPDSEVTVSWTSEQSRILTK, from the coding sequence ATGGCCGATCTCACTATCGCGAACGTCCACAAGACATTCGGGGACGTGAAGGTACTCAACGGTGTCGACATACACGCGAAGTCCGGCAGCTTCGTGTCCCTGCTCGGCTCGAGTGGCTGCGGGAAGTCGACGCTCCTGCGCTGCATCGCGGGTCTCGAAACCGTCGACACCGGATCCATCTCGGTCGGCGGAGAGGACGTCACCGACATTGCGCCGGAGGAGCGTCGGCTGAGCATGATGTTCCAGAGCTATGCGCTGCTTCCGCATATGAGTGTGCTCGAGAACGTCCGCTTTCCGTTGCGAATGCGCGGAAAGACCTACGGAAACCGGGCTGCACAGCGAGATCTCGCCGTTCGCGCACTCGAACAGGTCCAGATGGATCATCTGGCTTCGCGGATGCCCCGGCAGCTGTCCGGCGGCCAGCAGCAACGCGTTGCGCTGGCCCGCGCAATCGTAGGCGGCCCGCGGCTGATCCTGCTCGACGAACCACTGTCGAATCTCGATGCGCGCCTGCGGGAGGACATGCAGGTGGAACTCGTGTCGCTGCAGCGAAGTCTGGGCGTGACCACGGTCTTCGTCACGCACGATCAGGACGAAGCCCTGAGCATGTCCGACCAGGTCGTCCTGATGCAGGGCGGCGTGGTCGAGCAGTCCGGCACCCCGGAGGACCTGTATTCGAACCCGGCCACCAGGTTCGCCGCCGACTTCCTCGGAGCGGCGAACCTGCTCGATGTCACTGCGGCGCCCGGCAAGCAGGCCGCGGTAGGTTCCGCGACAGTGCCGTCGCCGGAGGATTTCGACGGCGAGGCACTGCTCATGGTCCGCCAGGAAGACATTCGGGTCAACGCACCGGATGGCTGCGACGCGCATCTGACTGCGGTCGTCACATCACGAGTCTTCCGGGGAAGTGAACTACTCCTGGTTCTCGATGCTGCAGGACAGGAGATTCGAGTCGTCACCTCGACGTCGACCCTCGTGTATCCGGACAGCGAAGTGACGGTTTCCTGGACTAGCGAGCAAAGCCGGATCCTCACGAAGTAA
- a CDS encoding Lrp/AsnC family transcriptional regulator, translated as MSQKGNDTDDTDRLIASALQVNGRASWEAISRVIDLPSRTVMRRGQHLLDTRCVRVSTYVDASKLLHARGVLIRLETEMHRVAEVARSVAALPGASSVSVLEGSGDIAALVLVENAEAHQALLLQTLPAIPGLLSFEVSTVLRSYLMGLDWHAGILPAEQVEALRKSAPWHAPSVTSTPVVLDAVDQNLIDQLSNDGRATISMLAQDAGINAQTVRRRLDALFGVGVLRVRTEVAPSFFGVKVEAMLWLHIRGGDVESIGTALANHPSVRYCAALTGHAGLLVDGLFKDEEALFDFQNGVIGSLASVEIAESRVVLKAVRRGPLSVDDIVA; from the coding sequence ATGAGTCAGAAGGGCAACGACACGGACGACACCGATCGATTGATTGCGAGCGCGCTTCAGGTCAACGGGCGCGCCTCCTGGGAGGCCATCAGTCGCGTCATCGATCTGCCCTCGCGCACTGTCATGCGACGTGGACAGCACCTTCTCGACACGAGGTGTGTGCGGGTGTCAACCTACGTCGACGCGAGCAAGCTGTTACATGCGCGGGGCGTGCTCATTCGCCTCGAGACCGAGATGCACCGGGTGGCCGAGGTTGCTCGCAGTGTCGCTGCCCTCCCAGGCGCCTCCTCGGTGTCCGTCCTCGAGGGCTCGGGCGACATTGCCGCACTGGTCCTCGTGGAGAACGCCGAAGCCCATCAAGCGCTGTTGCTGCAGACTCTCCCGGCGATTCCCGGCCTGCTGTCCTTCGAGGTCAGCACGGTTCTGCGGTCCTACTTGATGGGGCTGGACTGGCACGCCGGCATTCTGCCGGCGGAGCAGGTCGAGGCACTTCGCAAGTCCGCGCCCTGGCACGCGCCGTCCGTGACCTCCACACCAGTGGTCCTCGATGCGGTCGACCAGAATCTCATCGACCAGCTGAGCAACGACGGCCGGGCCACGATCTCGATGCTCGCCCAGGATGCCGGGATCAACGCGCAGACGGTACGCCGTCGACTCGATGCGCTGTTCGGCGTCGGGGTTCTCAGGGTGCGTACCGAGGTTGCACCCTCGTTCTTCGGGGTCAAGGTCGAGGCGATGCTGTGGCTGCATATCCGGGGCGGTGACGTCGAGAGCATCGGCACGGCGCTGGCCAACCATCCGTCCGTTCGCTACTGCGCCGCGCTCACCGGCCATGCCGGTCTGCTGGTCGACGGCCTGTTCAAAGACGAGGAAGCGTTGTTCGACTTCCAGAACGGCGTCATCGGATCCCTGGCGTCCGTGGAGATTGCCGAATCGCGGGTCGTCCTCAAGGCAGTTCGCCGCGGCCCGCTGTCCGTCGACGACATCGTGGCCTGA
- a CDS encoding DUF3830 family protein, producing MTEQKLFFEYENGPRAIATMHLDLAPKTCEALWNALAKPVTVDAMHAMYAGPEVMTGLPEEAQNFDPEAVPFENQQVIPGVGDVLWYYQRPMQMGGLPFEWYEVGVCYAPGVRTFGPLGWTPVNVFATVTEGLADFAKASADIRITGLKKLTIGRID from the coding sequence GTGACCGAGCAGAAGCTCTTCTTCGAATACGAGAACGGCCCGCGCGCCATTGCCACCATGCACCTCGACCTCGCGCCGAAGACGTGCGAGGCGCTGTGGAACGCACTGGCGAAGCCGGTGACCGTCGACGCGATGCACGCGATGTACGCCGGCCCAGAGGTGATGACCGGACTTCCCGAGGAGGCCCAGAACTTCGATCCCGAGGCGGTTCCGTTCGAGAACCAGCAGGTCATCCCGGGCGTCGGCGACGTGCTCTGGTACTACCAGCGTCCGATGCAGATGGGCGGTCTGCCGTTCGAGTGGTACGAGGTCGGTGTCTGCTACGCCCCCGGCGTGCGCACGTTCGGCCCGCTCGGATGGACTCCGGTCAACGTGTTCGCCACTGTCACCGAGGGTCTCGCCGACTTCGCGAAGGCCTCCGCGGACATCCGCATCACCGGCCTCAAGAAGCTCACCATCGGTCGAATCGACTAG
- a CDS encoding gamma-glutamyl-gamma-aminobutyrate hydrolase family protein (Members of this family of hydrolases with an active site Cys residue belong to MEROPS family C26.), whose amino-acid sequence MGDRPTIAVTTWRRDLPTYLGENTDLFTVGTEYVRFFSSLGMSVILIPECTGDDAASLLSHVSGLVLSGGEDVGDWIARGEDACAPPDATSRDTTEHALVAAARDLRLPVFGICRGMQLLAALHGSRVVDLPEGRALHPYGLDAAAQLDCRHEIELRPTASASLGDERPRRMRVNSIHQQVISHCPEGFAVTAVAADGSIEAIESTTDWYAAGVQWHPEKMNGPGEFGEQKPFVSRFVEAVENYCPTPDSTRPTVARTERGKP is encoded by the coding sequence ATGGGTGATCGGCCGACGATCGCCGTCACGACGTGGCGGCGCGACCTCCCCACCTATCTGGGTGAGAACACCGATCTGTTCACGGTGGGAACCGAGTACGTCCGGTTCTTCTCCTCGCTCGGGATGTCGGTGATCCTCATTCCGGAGTGCACCGGCGACGACGCGGCCTCGTTGCTCTCCCACGTGAGCGGGCTCGTACTTTCCGGGGGAGAGGACGTCGGCGACTGGATCGCCCGCGGTGAGGACGCCTGCGCCCCGCCCGACGCCACCAGCCGGGATACCACCGAGCATGCGCTCGTCGCGGCGGCGCGAGATCTGCGTCTGCCTGTGTTCGGGATTTGCCGGGGCATGCAGTTGCTTGCGGCGCTGCACGGCAGCCGGGTGGTCGACCTGCCGGAGGGACGCGCGCTGCATCCGTACGGGCTCGACGCCGCCGCGCAGCTCGATTGCAGGCACGAGATCGAGCTCCGTCCCACCGCATCGGCGTCGCTCGGTGACGAGCGGCCACGCCGTATGAGGGTCAATTCGATTCATCAACAGGTGATCTCGCACTGCCCTGAGGGCTTCGCCGTCACCGCGGTGGCCGCAGACGGGTCGATCGAAGCGATCGAGTCGACCACCGACTGGTACGCCGCGGGTGTCCAGTGGCATCCCGAGAAGATGAACGGCCCTGGCGAATTCGGCGAGCAGAAGCCGTTCGTCAGTCGGTTTGTCGAGGCCGTCGAGAACTATTGCCCAACCCCTGATTCCACAAGACCGACAGTTGCACGAACAGAAAGAGGAAAACCGTGA
- a CDS encoding aldehyde dehydrogenase family protein, with protein sequence MSLSSTARDAMQDVVRLEGAYLGGRIVALDGAERVPVISPRDGKSIGVLHAADETQVDRAVTIARTAFQTSGWATAAARERGEVLKKWALLVGENAQELATMISLEMGKPVSQALNVELAAVEKCLRWYGELSDKVSDKLIAHEESVLAYSFEAPAGVVAAVVPWNFPLTMTAWKLAPALLAGNSVVVKPSEQTPFSALRLAELAGQAGLPPGVLNVVNGLGRDTGQALGRHPDVDVLTFTGSPAVGRAFMKYSAESNGKRVWPELGGKSATVALPDADIRAAAASAAENAFFNQGQMCSASSRLIVFEDNADEAVAAACEVAAALQPRDPLDAGASFGAIVSAGAVAGIEAKVADALEQGATLAAGSAQRAVVDGLEGGSYFAPVVLDHVDPSSRIAQEEVFGPVLSIIRVGSEAEAIRVANDTRYGLAASVWGSDVGAIHRVTRGVKAGVIWVNCYEEGDMRLPFGGVKESGFGRDKGADALHKYTDTTSVWMKLDG encoded by the coding sequence ATGTCGCTGAGCTCAACCGCGCGCGACGCAATGCAGGATGTCGTGCGGCTCGAGGGTGCCTATCTCGGCGGACGGATCGTGGCGCTCGACGGCGCCGAACGCGTGCCGGTGATCTCGCCCCGGGACGGCAAGTCGATCGGGGTGCTGCACGCGGCCGACGAAACTCAGGTCGACCGGGCGGTCACTATCGCCCGGACGGCCTTCCAGACGTCGGGTTGGGCCACCGCCGCGGCGCGCGAGCGGGGCGAGGTCCTCAAGAAGTGGGCACTTCTCGTCGGAGAGAACGCTCAGGAGTTGGCCACCATGATCTCGCTCGAGATGGGCAAGCCGGTATCCCAGGCGCTCAACGTGGAACTGGCCGCGGTCGAGAAGTGCCTCAGGTGGTACGGAGAGCTCTCGGACAAGGTGTCCGACAAGCTGATCGCACACGAGGAGTCCGTGCTGGCGTACTCCTTCGAGGCCCCGGCGGGGGTGGTGGCGGCGGTGGTGCCGTGGAACTTCCCGCTCACGATGACGGCATGGAAGCTTGCCCCCGCACTCCTCGCCGGCAACTCGGTGGTGGTGAAACCCTCCGAGCAGACACCGTTCTCGGCACTGCGGCTGGCGGAGCTGGCCGGGCAGGCGGGGCTGCCGCCCGGCGTGCTGAACGTCGTGAACGGCCTGGGCCGCGACACCGGTCAAGCACTCGGCCGACACCCCGACGTCGATGTCCTGACGTTCACCGGATCACCCGCCGTCGGGCGCGCATTCATGAAGTACAGCGCCGAATCGAACGGTAAGCGCGTATGGCCGGAGCTCGGTGGGAAGTCCGCCACCGTTGCGCTGCCCGACGCCGACATCCGCGCGGCCGCGGCGAGCGCCGCCGAGAACGCCTTCTTCAACCAGGGCCAGATGTGCAGTGCCTCGTCTCGGCTGATCGTGTTCGAGGACAACGCCGATGAGGCGGTCGCTGCCGCGTGCGAGGTCGCGGCTGCACTGCAGCCGCGAGACCCGCTGGACGCCGGCGCTTCGTTCGGCGCCATCGTCAGCGCCGGTGCTGTCGCCGGCATCGAGGCGAAGGTTGCGGATGCGCTCGAGCAGGGTGCGACTCTGGCCGCCGGTAGTGCACAGCGCGCCGTCGTGGACGGTCTCGAGGGGGGCTCGTACTTCGCTCCTGTGGTTCTCGATCACGTCGATCCCAGTTCCCGGATTGCACAGGAGGAGGTCTTCGGGCCGGTCCTGTCGATCATCCGGGTGGGTAGTGAGGCCGAGGCCATCCGGGTCGCCAACGACACCCGGTACGGGCTCGCCGCCTCGGTCTGGGGCAGCGACGTCGGCGCCATCCACCGCGTGACACGCGGCGTGAAGGCAGGCGTCATCTGGGTGAACTGCTATGAGGAGGGCGATATGCGCCTGCCCTTCGGCGGGGTGAAGGAGAGCGGGTTCGGTCGCGACAAGGGTGCCGACGCCCTGCACAAGTACACCGACACCACCTCGGTCTGGATGAAGCTCGATGGGTGA